A stretch of Pomacea canaliculata isolate SZHN2017 linkage group LG6, ASM307304v1, whole genome shotgun sequence DNA encodes these proteins:
- the LOC112567245 gene encoding uncharacterized protein LOC112567245 isoform X2 → MMAESGHGYYFQNGIWLNRGETSRSDRYQKWTDDKMNSKVAQLDKQRHVSLVRLNSECLQMRSQLRGLQDERRRRGSGLEGSREVAATSPPSVTPGSLSSTTRTTTISKSASTGTLLPSTGTSPTRKGPGAAPGGGGRGGGGAPVDVGVRMRSMHSSRNLSKLKNEMKVNWK, encoded by the exons ATGATGGCGGAGTCGGGGCACGGTTACTACTTTCAAAATGGCATCTGGCTGAACCGAGGGGAGACAAGTCGCAGCGACCGCTATCAGAAGTGGACAGACGACAAAATGAACTCCAAG GTGGCGCAGCTGGACAAGCAACGTCACGTGTCCCTGGTTCGCCTCAACAGCGAGTGTCTACAGATGCGCTCACAGCTGCGGGGTCTGCAGGATGAGAGGCGGCGGCGGGGGTCAGGCCTGGAGGGGTCACGCGAGGTTGCCGCCACCTCGCCCCCCAGTGTGACCCCAGGGTCACTGTCCAGCACCACGCGCACCACCACAATCAGCAAGTCCGCCTCCACCGGCACACTGCTTCCCTCCACCGGCACCTCCCCCACCAGGAAGGGGCCGGGGGCTGCCCCCGGAGGTGGGGGCAGGGGCGGAGGAGGTGCCCCTGTTGACGTGGGGGTCAGGATGAGGTCCATGCACAGCAGCAGAAACCTCAGCAAGCTCAAGAATGAAATGAAGGTCAACTGGAAGTGA
- the LOC112566721 gene encoding beta-1,3-galactosyltransferase 5-like, producing the protein MRKYSLVRGCYHPVNRGRWRYIRCLCLLVFVFFTMLFLLLASCRLIPRDMYHVTDIEDALFFDWMHGDYFRLRVEEEQQSVTVPSIIIIQPSPDAPTSCTNDTYIVALVASLPSEASSRHTVRVTWGQAAITRTWPAAVITAEVRLFFFLGKPRTDAELQWIQKEAEDFQDLVVMDFEDTYRNLTLKTLAGLNWISQHCSQASFVLKADQDTFVHIPRLLTLLYTYQNVFRNALLGQVMYNPPVVTSGKWAITEDEYPFSTYASFASGPCYLLDNTVVPDLLVASRYMPYIPFEDVFMGCLAKTIGLSRLRVEPFLIDQFHNKSFCSFTHDRDSHIALTCLSSRQMVGVWEVLGQDRQLC; encoded by the exons ATGA gaaagTACTCCCTGGTTAGGGGCTGCTACCACCCCGTCAACAGAGGGCGCTGGCGCTACATTCGCTGCCTGTGCCTCCTCGTCTTCGTCTTCTTCACCATGCTCTTCCTCCTTCTGGCCTCTTGCAGGCTCATACCACGTGACATGTACCACGTGACAGATATCGAGGATGCCCTCTTCTTTGACTGGATGCACGGAGACTACTTCCGGTTGCGCGTGGAAGAGGAGCAGCAGAGCGTCACCGTTcccagcatcatcatcattcagcCCTCGCCCGACGCTCCCACCTCCTGCACCAACGACACCTACATTGTTGCTCTGGTTGCCTCCCTTCCAAGCGAGGCCTCCAGCAGACACACGGTACGAGTCACGTGGGGTCAAGCTGCCATCACACGCACCTGGCCTGCCGCCGTCATCACGGCCGAGGTCAGACTCTTCTTCTTCCTGGGCAAGCCCCGGACAGACGCCGAGCTGCAGTGGATCCAGAAGGAAGCAGAGGATTTCCAGGACCTCGTGGTGATGGACTTCGAGGACACCTACAGGAACCTCACCCTCAAGACCCTGGCGGGGCTGAATTGGATCAGCCAGCACTGTTCGCAAGCCAGCTTTGTCCTCAAGGCCGACCAGGACACCTTTGTGCACATACCTCGCCTCTTGACCCTGCTGTACACCTACCAGAATGTCTTCCGCAACGCCTTGCTGGGGCAGGTCATGTACAACCCACCTGTCGTCACTTCCGGCAAGTGGGCCATTACGGAGGATGAGTACCCTTTCAGTACCTATGCCTCCTTTGCTAGTGGCCCTTGTTATCTGCTGGACAATACCGTGGTCCCTGACCTGCTGGTGGCCTCCCGATACATGCCCTACATTCCTTTCGAGGACGTGTTCATGGGCTGCCTGGCCAAGACCATCGGACTCTCTCGACTCCGCGTGGAGCCTTTCTTGATTGACCAATTCCACAACAAGTCCTTCTGTAGCTTCACGCATGACAGGGATAGTCACATTGCTCTCACCTGTCTGTCCAGCAGGCAGATGGTCGGTGTGTGGGAGGTTCTGGGCCAAGACAGACAGTTGTGCTGA
- the LOC112567245 gene encoding uncharacterized protein LOC112567245 isoform X1 — translation MTTGPAPSLTPREVRSPDMMAESGHGYYFQNGIWLNRGETSRSDRYQKWTDDKMNSKVAQLDKQRHVSLVRLNSECLQMRSQLRGLQDERRRRGSGLEGSREVAATSPPSVTPGSLSSTTRTTTISKSASTGTLLPSTGTSPTRKGPGAAPGGGGRGGGGAPVDVGVRMRSMHSSRNLSKLKNEMKVNWK, via the exons ATGACAACAGGACCAGCGCCATCTCTCACTCCACGCGAAGTCAGAAG ccCGGACATGATGGCGGAGTCGGGGCACGGTTACTACTTTCAAAATGGCATCTGGCTGAACCGAGGGGAGACAAGTCGCAGCGACCGCTATCAGAAGTGGACAGACGACAAAATGAACTCCAAG GTGGCGCAGCTGGACAAGCAACGTCACGTGTCCCTGGTTCGCCTCAACAGCGAGTGTCTACAGATGCGCTCACAGCTGCGGGGTCTGCAGGATGAGAGGCGGCGGCGGGGGTCAGGCCTGGAGGGGTCACGCGAGGTTGCCGCCACCTCGCCCCCCAGTGTGACCCCAGGGTCACTGTCCAGCACCACGCGCACCACCACAATCAGCAAGTCCGCCTCCACCGGCACACTGCTTCCCTCCACCGGCACCTCCCCCACCAGGAAGGGGCCGGGGGCTGCCCCCGGAGGTGGGGGCAGGGGCGGAGGAGGTGCCCCTGTTGACGTGGGGGTCAGGATGAGGTCCATGCACAGCAGCAGAAACCTCAGCAAGCTCAAGAATGAAATGAAGGTCAACTGGAAGTGA